A stretch of Anaeromyxobacter dehalogenans 2CP-1 DNA encodes these proteins:
- a CDS encoding type IV secretion system protein VirB3, with protein MAARFPLFKGATRVPTVAGVPLIPAVVLVITVASATVLLGFSWLALLAPGWLLMAQVTRTDDRAFRILWLWAQTKVANRLRLGARRGVHDLWGASAYATSDRRFRSWEGRSSRWAG; from the coding sequence GTGGCCGCGCGATTTCCGCTCTTCAAGGGTGCGACCCGGGTGCCGACCGTAGCCGGCGTCCCGCTCATCCCGGCGGTCGTGCTCGTCATCACCGTGGCCAGCGCGACCGTGTTGCTGGGCTTCAGCTGGCTCGCGCTCCTCGCCCCGGGCTGGCTCCTCATGGCCCAGGTGACGCGCACCGACGATCGGGCGTTCCGGATCCTGTGGCTCTGGGCGCAGACGAAAGTTGCGAATCGCCTGCGCCTCGGCGCTCGGCGCGGCGTCCACGATCTCTGGGGCGCCTCGGCCTACGCGACCTCCGACCGCCGTTTCCGGAGCTGGGAAGGAAGGAGCAGCCGATGGGCCGGGTGA
- a CDS encoding STM4504/CBY_0614 family protein: MALLDRISRRRKPPQPLVKHDQIPPAFRLQAQMILQDALGRDEYGRQQRLIEELGRMLYREIPTPSFELQRVGSWIRGNITAPDVLYQYVAVGNTDECLDAIELGFRAINGEMRERWNKSQHDRKSYLHWHGAKLTPDEATEELNVRFADHGLGYRFSVEAHQLIRSDSQYMQQEVVELAWRLLHELGFDGPAEEFAHAHRCFRRGGAKDLEDAITNAAKAVESTAKAICAQRRWKHDRGATLKPLLKLLFDKGLVPTRLDSFFAGLRTALESGLPPIRNSQGGHGQGAKPREIDDHVVELALNLGASSIVFLCQAHRAMK; encoded by the coding sequence ATGGCGCTGCTCGACCGGATTTCTCGACGACGCAAGCCACCTCAGCCGCTGGTGAAGCATGACCAGATCCCGCCAGCCTTCCGACTCCAGGCGCAAATGATCCTCCAGGATGCGCTCGGTCGGGACGAGTACGGCCGCCAGCAGCGACTCATCGAAGAACTCGGTCGGATGTTGTACCGAGAGATTCCCACCCCGTCGTTCGAGCTGCAGCGCGTAGGCAGTTGGATTCGGGGAAACATCACCGCGCCCGACGTGCTGTACCAGTACGTCGCGGTTGGCAACACCGACGAGTGCCTCGACGCCATCGAACTCGGTTTTCGCGCGATCAACGGCGAGATGCGGGAGCGGTGGAACAAGTCGCAGCACGACCGTAAGTCGTATCTGCATTGGCACGGCGCAAAGCTGACGCCCGACGAAGCAACGGAAGAGCTGAATGTTCGATTCGCTGATCACGGCTTGGGCTACAGGTTTTCCGTCGAGGCGCACCAACTCATACGCAGCGACTCACAGTACATGCAGCAGGAGGTGGTCGAGCTGGCGTGGCGCCTACTTCATGAACTCGGGTTCGACGGCCCCGCCGAGGAGTTCGCGCACGCTCACCGGTGCTTCCGCCGCGGCGGTGCGAAGGACCTGGAGGACGCGATTACGAACGCCGCCAAGGCAGTCGAGAGCACGGCGAAGGCGATCTGCGCTCAACGCCGCTGGAAGCATGATCGGGGCGCGACCCTCAAGCCTTTGCTGAAGCTCTTGTTCGACAAGGGCCTCGTGCCGACGCGACTCGACTCGTTTTTCGCGGGGCTGCGGACCGCGCTCGAGTCCGGGCTGCCGCCCATCCGGAACAGCCAGGGCGGGCATGGTCAGGGGGCGAAGCCGCGCGAGATCGACGATCACGTCGTGGAACTCGCGCTGAACCTCGGCGCGTCGTCGATCGTGTTCCTGTGTCAGGCGCACAGGGCGATGAAGTAA
- the dnaG gene encoding DNA primase, whose protein sequence is MAAPVLGAARRARPTARAGDAMISPDIIEEVKRLADPVVLIGARVRLWKSGIAYAGSCPFHEERQASFRVYPKDKHFVCYGCGASGDIFQFFQRADGKAFPTVVRELAASLGIVIPPERPATAQEQRERGERASLLAACEAAMSHWQRNLWGSEGEKAREYLAERRVTDEAARAFRLGFARPDWHDLERALGAAKIAHAVQHAAGVITSREVPGKGVRYHDRFRDRVVFPIEDIQGRVTGFGARTLGAEPEAKYLNGPETPLFKKSRVLFGLRQARDVIRSTGRALLVEGYFDVIALHQAGFTSAVAACGTTLSREQVEQLAGAGCMELVLLFDGDEGGALAAARAARVLLQANLSATVARVPTSSHGGQSDPDVLVARSGRRGMEEVLAAAKPLTEFLIDDAVQRHADGIGVQAPVEHKLAVLRAVMPFVLATPDGLPRATFERAVARRLGIDIGPLRQELQRAARTERPGSHP, encoded by the coding sequence GTGGCTGCCCCGGTTCTGGGAGCGGCTCGGCGTGCCCGTCCAACCGCTCGAGCAGGAGACGCCATGATCTCGCCCGACATCATCGAGGAGGTGAAGCGGCTTGCCGACCCCGTCGTCCTCATCGGCGCCCGGGTGAGGCTCTGGAAGAGCGGCATCGCGTACGCGGGCTCCTGCCCGTTCCATGAGGAGCGGCAAGCGAGCTTCCGCGTCTATCCGAAGGACAAGCACTTCGTCTGCTACGGGTGCGGCGCGAGCGGCGACATCTTCCAGTTCTTCCAGCGTGCGGACGGGAAGGCCTTCCCGACGGTGGTCCGCGAGCTCGCGGCGTCGCTCGGCATCGTCATCCCGCCCGAGCGGCCCGCGACGGCACAGGAGCAGCGAGAGCGCGGCGAGCGCGCCTCGCTCCTCGCCGCCTGTGAGGCGGCGATGAGCCACTGGCAGCGGAACCTCTGGGGGAGCGAGGGCGAGAAGGCGCGCGAGTATCTCGCGGAGCGGCGGGTGACCGACGAGGCCGCGCGCGCGTTCCGACTCGGGTTCGCCCGTCCGGACTGGCACGACCTCGAGCGTGCGCTCGGCGCGGCGAAGATCGCGCACGCGGTCCAGCACGCCGCCGGGGTGATCACGTCGCGAGAGGTGCCGGGGAAGGGCGTTCGGTACCACGACCGGTTCCGCGATCGAGTCGTCTTCCCGATCGAAGACATCCAGGGCCGCGTCACCGGATTCGGAGCCCGAACGCTGGGCGCCGAGCCGGAGGCGAAGTACCTGAACGGCCCGGAGACGCCGCTCTTCAAGAAGTCTCGCGTGCTGTTCGGGCTGCGCCAGGCGCGAGATGTGATCCGAAGCACCGGGAGAGCGCTCCTGGTCGAGGGCTACTTCGATGTCATCGCGCTGCACCAGGCGGGCTTCACCTCCGCCGTGGCCGCCTGCGGCACGACGCTCTCGCGGGAGCAGGTCGAGCAGCTCGCCGGCGCGGGGTGCATGGAGCTCGTCCTCCTGTTCGACGGCGATGAGGGGGGCGCGCTCGCGGCAGCGCGGGCGGCGCGTGTGCTTCTCCAGGCGAACCTGAGCGCGACCGTGGCGCGGGTACCGACCTCGAGCCACGGCGGCCAGAGCGACCCTGACGTGCTCGTCGCGCGCTCGGGCCGTCGCGGCATGGAGGAGGTCCTTGCTGCGGCGAAGCCATTGACCGAGTTCCTCATCGATGACGCCGTCCAGCGGCACGCGGATGGCATTGGCGTCCAGGCGCCTGTCGAGCACAAGCTCGCGGTGCTCCGCGCGGTGATGCCGTTCGTGCTCGCGACGCCAGATGGTCTCCCGCGGGCGACGTTCGAGCGAGCCGTCGCGCGCCGGCTGGGGATCGACATCGGTCCGCTGCGGCAGGAGCTGCAGAGGGCGGCCCGCACCGAGCGGCCAGGGAGCCATCCATGA
- the virB5 gene encoding P-type DNA transfer protein VirB5, which translates to MKHLRTLVVAGGFAFATAAHAQGIPVFDSSSFGQMVLSVKALGDQLRQLQATYQAVSGTRNLGEVLYNPALRGYLPADWARVYDTAAAGGYPGISGPLRAVQDGERLRGTVTDAQASIAARSRTTAMADKATGLHAFEGARARLSQIEQLMRQINLTHDAKGVQEIQARIAVEQAAVQNETTKLQLVAMLQRAEERLVEQQKTDLAQRILSASNRGMPPCCSVDPGAGARR; encoded by the coding sequence ATGAAACACCTCCGAACGTTGGTAGTCGCCGGAGGCTTCGCGTTCGCGACCGCGGCGCACGCGCAGGGCATCCCGGTGTTCGACTCGTCGAGCTTCGGTCAGATGGTTCTGTCGGTGAAGGCGCTTGGGGATCAGCTCAGACAGCTCCAGGCCACGTACCAGGCCGTGAGCGGAACCCGTAACCTCGGTGAAGTGCTCTACAACCCGGCGCTCCGAGGTTACCTGCCGGCGGACTGGGCGCGCGTTTACGACACCGCGGCCGCAGGAGGCTACCCCGGGATCTCCGGGCCACTCCGGGCCGTCCAGGACGGTGAGCGGCTTCGCGGCACCGTCACCGACGCGCAGGCGAGCATCGCGGCTCGGAGCCGGACGACAGCGATGGCCGACAAGGCTACGGGCCTGCATGCGTTCGAGGGTGCGCGGGCGCGCCTCTCCCAGATCGAGCAGCTCATGCGGCAGATCAACCTCACGCACGATGCCAAGGGCGTACAGGAGATCCAGGCGCGCATCGCGGTGGAGCAGGCCGCGGTGCAGAACGAGACGACGAAGCTCCAGCTCGTCGCCATGCTCCAGCGCGCTGAGGAGCGGCTCGTCGAGCAGCAGAAGACCGACCTCGCGCAACGGATCCTCTCCGCATCCAACCGCGGGATGCCGCCGTGCTGCTCGGTCGACCCGGGCGCGGGCGCGCGGAGGTGA
- a CDS encoding type IV secretion system protein: protein MFRLFTPLFAELDRISTAFAQDVSSRVIVAITPVLAAGLTVWFIAWGILVMRGAVDQPVREFLGKVIRTALIVSVALGAGLYQRDVVEVIRTVPDDLAAAVAGGEANVRFGAGPLDTGSTQAALIDRAAGQGLLKAEDAFEKGGLMTQQGIAFYTFGVLMLLATVVMVGVGGALILVAKVMLALLAGLGPLFIAALLFDATRRFFDRWIAMIATYALVVVLFAAVFTFMLAIFANYMSGVALDGNMNVAYGIGGALILTVVSVAILKELHHLAVGLGGGYAHRILLLERSR from the coding sequence ATGTTTCGCCTGTTCACGCCGCTCTTCGCGGAGCTCGACCGCATCAGCACCGCCTTCGCGCAGGACGTCTCCTCGCGCGTCATCGTGGCCATCACGCCCGTGCTCGCGGCGGGCCTCACGGTCTGGTTCATCGCCTGGGGGATCCTCGTCATGCGGGGCGCCGTGGACCAGCCCGTGCGTGAGTTTCTCGGGAAGGTCATCCGCACGGCGCTCATCGTTTCGGTAGCGCTCGGAGCAGGCCTCTACCAGCGGGACGTCGTCGAGGTGATCCGCACGGTCCCTGACGACCTCGCCGCGGCGGTCGCCGGCGGCGAGGCGAACGTCCGGTTCGGCGCGGGTCCACTCGACACCGGCAGCACCCAGGCCGCCCTCATCGACCGGGCCGCGGGTCAGGGCCTCCTGAAGGCGGAGGACGCCTTCGAGAAGGGCGGCCTCATGACGCAGCAAGGGATCGCCTTCTACACGTTTGGCGTTCTCATGCTGCTCGCGACCGTCGTCATGGTCGGGGTCGGCGGCGCGCTCATCCTCGTCGCGAAGGTGATGCTGGCGCTCCTCGCCGGGCTGGGCCCGCTCTTCATCGCGGCGCTCCTCTTCGACGCGACCAGGCGCTTCTTCGATCGGTGGATCGCGATGATCGCTACCTACGCGCTCGTCGTGGTGCTCTTTGCGGCGGTCTTCACCTTCATGCTCGCGATCTTCGCGAACTACATGTCCGGCGTCGCCCTCGACGGGAACATGAACGTCGCCTACGGCATCGGCGGCGCGCTCATCCTCACGGTCGTCTCGGTCGCGATCCTGAAGGAGCTGCACCACCTCGCGGTCGGGCTGGGCGGCGGGTACGCCCACCGCATCCTCCTCCTGGAGCGGTCGCGATGA
- a CDS encoding VirB4 family type IV secretion/conjugal transfer ATPase has product MGRVNLLQASRGELPATAFVPYSHHVTPTIVATRGGEYLSAWKLGGRAHEAASAGEQAEWVADLNNAWRGLAEAGVAFWSHVVRRRADAFPRSAFDGHFCRRLDAAYAATLAGARFMVNELYLTPVVRTVGDEVLEALGRREKEDVPAKLRRQQDGIAKLDDLNRALGSTLRRYGAELLRTYEGEGGKLFSAPLEALGQLVNGERLPMPVCRDRFGDYLVVNRPLFGWHGEVGELRLVDRVRRFGMLEIVEYDGKGTTPGDLDGLLRAEFEFILTQSFAALSKHAAKGFLERHKQRLLDAKDVARSQVAEIDFALDQLMSGSFVVGEHHATLLAFGESADEVRDHLAWARSELLDRGIVAKPVDLALEAGFWAQLPGNLRWRPRPMAITSQNFLCFSPFHNFMTGKAAGNPWGPAVTVLRTASGTPLYFNFHASPAGEDSEGERLLGNTLILGQSSAGKTVLLGFLLAQAQKYRPTVVAFDKDRGLEIAIRAMGGCYLPLKSGEPTGWNPVQLEPTSANLLFLKGLVRALVSANGSEVTHEDEVWIDRSVDTVMTLIDRRHRRLSLLLECLPDPLNEDGAHPSVAARLRRWCEGGPYGWVFDNAEDVLDLGTNRVYGFDITELLDCADARGPMMKYLLHRTEAMLDGRRFIYVFDEWWRALSGEDFAELTKNKGKTIRKQDGFLVLCTQEPDDALQSPVGKSVIQQCATLLLLRNPNATREDYVEGLKLSEPEYELVRSLPEQSRRFLVKQGGGSAVAELDLSAMPEALAVLSGTPDRARLVEALAAECGEAPEQWLPRFWERLGVPVQPLEQETP; this is encoded by the coding sequence ATGGGCCGGGTGAACCTGCTGCAGGCGAGCCGGGGCGAGTTGCCGGCCACCGCCTTCGTTCCGTACTCGCACCACGTCACGCCGACGATCGTGGCGACGCGCGGAGGCGAGTACCTCTCCGCGTGGAAGCTCGGCGGGCGCGCGCACGAAGCGGCGTCCGCCGGCGAGCAGGCGGAGTGGGTGGCGGACCTGAACAACGCCTGGCGCGGCCTCGCCGAGGCCGGCGTGGCGTTCTGGTCCCACGTCGTCCGGCGCCGCGCGGATGCCTTCCCGCGGAGCGCCTTCGACGGGCACTTCTGCCGGCGGCTCGACGCCGCCTATGCGGCGACCCTCGCCGGCGCGCGGTTCATGGTGAACGAGCTGTACCTCACGCCGGTCGTCCGGACGGTGGGCGACGAGGTCCTGGAGGCGCTCGGCCGCCGCGAGAAGGAGGACGTCCCGGCGAAGCTCCGGCGGCAGCAGGACGGCATCGCGAAGCTCGACGACCTCAACCGGGCGCTCGGCTCGACGCTCCGGCGCTACGGCGCGGAGCTGCTCCGGACGTACGAGGGCGAGGGAGGGAAGCTCTTCTCGGCCCCGCTCGAGGCGCTGGGGCAGCTCGTGAACGGCGAGCGCCTACCGATGCCGGTCTGCCGCGACCGCTTCGGCGACTACCTCGTCGTGAACCGGCCGCTCTTCGGCTGGCACGGCGAGGTCGGCGAGCTCCGGCTCGTGGACCGCGTCCGACGGTTCGGGATGCTCGAGATCGTCGAGTACGACGGGAAGGGTACTACCCCGGGCGACCTCGATGGACTCCTCCGGGCCGAGTTCGAGTTCATCCTGACGCAGAGCTTCGCCGCGCTCTCGAAGCACGCCGCGAAGGGATTCCTGGAGCGCCACAAGCAGCGGCTCCTCGACGCCAAGGACGTCGCGAGGAGCCAAGTCGCCGAGATCGACTTCGCACTCGACCAGCTCATGTCGGGGTCGTTCGTCGTGGGCGAGCACCACGCGACGCTCCTCGCCTTCGGCGAGAGCGCCGACGAGGTGCGCGATCACTTGGCCTGGGCCAGGTCCGAGCTCCTCGACCGCGGCATCGTGGCGAAGCCGGTGGACCTCGCGCTCGAGGCGGGGTTCTGGGCGCAGCTGCCGGGGAACCTCCGCTGGAGGCCCCGGCCGATGGCGATCACCTCGCAGAACTTCCTCTGCTTCTCGCCGTTCCACAACTTCATGACCGGCAAGGCGGCCGGGAACCCCTGGGGTCCTGCGGTCACGGTTCTCCGGACCGCGAGCGGGACGCCGCTCTACTTCAACTTCCACGCGTCGCCAGCCGGCGAGGACTCCGAGGGCGAACGGCTTCTCGGGAACACGCTCATCCTCGGCCAGTCGAGCGCGGGCAAGACCGTGCTCCTCGGCTTCCTCCTCGCACAGGCCCAGAAGTACCGGCCCACTGTGGTCGCCTTCGACAAGGACCGGGGCCTCGAGATCGCGATCCGCGCCATGGGCGGCTGCTACCTCCCGCTCAAGAGCGGTGAACCGACCGGCTGGAACCCGGTTCAGCTCGAGCCAACGAGCGCGAACCTCCTCTTCCTGAAGGGGCTCGTGAGGGCGCTCGTGTCGGCGAACGGGAGCGAGGTCACGCACGAGGACGAGGTGTGGATCGATCGCTCGGTCGACACGGTGATGACGCTCATCGACCGGAGGCATCGCCGGCTGTCGCTCCTCCTCGAGTGTCTGCCCGATCCCCTGAACGAGGACGGCGCGCATCCGAGCGTGGCGGCGCGTCTCCGACGCTGGTGCGAGGGTGGGCCGTACGGCTGGGTGTTCGACAACGCCGAGGACGTGCTCGATCTCGGAACGAACCGCGTTTACGGCTTCGACATCACCGAGCTCCTCGACTGCGCCGACGCGCGAGGGCCGATGATGAAGTACCTGCTCCACCGCACGGAGGCGATGCTCGACGGCCGCCGCTTCATCTACGTCTTCGACGAGTGGTGGCGCGCGCTCAGCGGCGAGGACTTCGCCGAGCTCACGAAGAACAAGGGGAAGACGATCCGAAAACAGGACGGGTTCCTCGTCCTGTGCACGCAGGAGCCGGACGACGCGCTCCAGAGCCCCGTGGGCAAGTCGGTCATCCAGCAGTGCGCGACGCTGCTGCTCCTCCGGAATCCGAACGCCACGCGCGAGGACTACGTCGAGGGTCTGAAGCTTAGCGAGCCCGAGTACGAGCTCGTGCGGTCCCTTCCGGAGCAGAGCCGCCGGTTCCTCGTGAAGCAGGGTGGCGGCTCGGCGGTGGCGGAGCTCGATCTGTCGGCCATGCCGGAGGCGCTCGCCGTGCTCTCCGGCACGCCGGACCGGGCCCGGCTCGTCGAGGCTCTCGCGGCGGAGTGTGGCGAGGCTCCGGAGCAGTGGCTGCCCCGGTTCTGGGAGCGGCTCGGCGTGCCCGTCCAACCGCTCGAGCAGGAGACGCCATGA
- a CDS encoding virB8 family protein: MRAGDLEQYLEESRGLERDYLEELVRSRRVAWRVAASAAVLVAAALATVVALVPLKRVEAFVLRVDNATGAVDLVTTLRDGQAGYGEVVDRYFLNKYVLARESYDYETLQTAYDTTALMSSGEVQREYAGLFDGPKARDKVLANRVRIVVKVRSIAPGTTRNTAVVRFATRAAHADGTSEAEESLVATIGFRYVGGAMHEQDRLVNPLGFQVTSYRVDPEIAGGG; this comes from the coding sequence ATGAGGGCGGGGGACCTGGAGCAGTACCTCGAGGAGAGCAGGGGGCTTGAGCGCGACTACCTCGAGGAGCTCGTGCGCTCGAGGAGGGTGGCGTGGCGGGTGGCGGCGAGCGCGGCCGTGCTAGTAGCGGCCGCGCTCGCCACGGTGGTGGCGCTGGTCCCGCTGAAGCGCGTCGAGGCGTTCGTGCTGCGGGTCGACAACGCCACGGGAGCGGTGGATCTGGTGACGACGCTCCGCGACGGGCAGGCGGGCTACGGCGAGGTGGTCGACCGGTATTTCCTCAACAAGTACGTCCTCGCCCGGGAGAGCTACGATTACGAGACGCTCCAGACCGCGTACGACACGACCGCGCTCATGAGCAGCGGCGAGGTCCAGCGCGAGTACGCGGGGCTTTTCGACGGGCCGAAGGCGCGGGACAAGGTCCTCGCGAACCGCGTCCGGATCGTCGTGAAGGTCCGTTCAATCGCGCCTGGCACGACCCGCAACACCGCGGTCGTGCGATTCGCGACGCGCGCGGCGCACGCCGATGGGACGAGCGAGGCGGAGGAGAGCCTCGTCGCCACCATCGGATTCAGGTACGTGGGCGGCGCCATGCACGAGCAGGACCGGCTCGTGAACCCGCTCGGTTTCCAGGTGACGAGCTATCGGGTCGATCCCGAGATCGCGGGCGGCGGGTGA
- a CDS encoding TrbC/VirB2 family protein encodes MAAVFKRFVFTVALASSATNTEAQGLSRARSTLQNFQSELMLFVPIVAVVSLIILAILWGLRIIHFRTLAQWGGGVLIVGAASQLVNMLLS; translated from the coding sequence ATGGCGGCGGTGTTCAAGCGATTCGTGTTCACGGTGGCACTGGCATCTTCGGCGACGAATACGGAGGCGCAGGGGCTCTCGCGGGCACGCTCGACCCTGCAGAACTTCCAGTCCGAGCTCATGCTGTTCGTGCCGATCGTCGCGGTCGTCTCGCTCATCATCCTCGCGATCCTCTGGGGCCTGCGGATCATCCACTTCCGGACGCTCGCGCAGTGGGGCGGCGGCGTCCTGATTGTGGGCGCCGCGAGCCAGCTCGTGAACATGCTGCTCTCCTGA
- a CDS encoding TrbG/VirB9 family P-type conjugative transfer protein produces the protein MRRVIVLLLAIAVSAGASEGGPDRRIRYVSYDPDTVVPVDAVVGIVTHIVLEPGESYVTHAFGDGKAWDFAAKANHFFLKAVAMNADSNLTIVTDRRSYHFSLRLLAEPKAAPTFEIAFRYPDTEARKRREVARRAAVDDGFKGNGELPNLDYTMSGDLDLSPVNTWDDREFTYFKFPGQRDIPSIYTVDLDGNESIVNRHSTGPSNEIVVVHKVAARWVLRLGSRALAIWNDAYDPGGRRNVSRTASPDVNRVLWR, from the coding sequence ATGCGCCGCGTGATCGTTCTCCTTCTCGCCATCGCCGTGTCCGCCGGAGCCTCCGAAGGCGGGCCGGACCGCCGGATTCGGTACGTGAGCTACGACCCGGACACCGTCGTCCCCGTGGACGCGGTGGTCGGCATCGTCACGCACATCGTCCTCGAGCCCGGCGAGAGCTACGTGACGCACGCGTTCGGCGACGGAAAGGCATGGGACTTCGCCGCAAAGGCAAACCACTTCTTCCTCAAGGCGGTCGCGATGAACGCCGACTCGAACCTGACCATCGTCACCGACCGGCGGAGCTACCACTTCAGTCTCCGGCTCCTCGCGGAACCGAAGGCGGCGCCGACCTTCGAGATCGCCTTCCGCTACCCCGATACCGAAGCGCGGAAACGCCGCGAGGTTGCGCGGCGGGCCGCGGTCGATGACGGGTTCAAGGGCAACGGCGAGCTGCCGAATCTGGACTACACGATGAGCGGCGATCTCGACCTCTCGCCAGTGAACACGTGGGACGACCGCGAATTCACGTACTTCAAGTTTCCCGGCCAGCGCGACATCCCGTCCATCTACACGGTGGACCTGGACGGCAACGAGTCGATCGTGAACCGCCACAGCACGGGACCGTCGAACGAGATCGTGGTCGTCCACAAGGTCGCCGCCCGCTGGGTGCTCCGGCTCGGCTCGCGCGCGCTCGCCATATGGAACGACGCGTACGACCCCGGGGGACGACGGAACGTGAGCCGGACGGCCTCGCCGGACGTGAACCGCGTGCTCTGGAGGTAG
- a CDS encoding DUF2188 domain-containing protein: MAKKDVWVTGNRSDGYKVRSEGAGRAASVHPTQREAIDAARDKAQARKSELIVQDQHGRIRQKDSFGNDPRAPKDKR; encoded by the coding sequence ATGGCGAAGAAGGACGTGTGGGTCACGGGGAACCGGAGCGACGGCTACAAGGTGCGGAGCGAGGGCGCAGGGCGCGCGGCAAGCGTCCACCCCACACAGCGCGAGGCGATCGACGCCGCCCGCGACAAGGCTCAGGCGCGGAAGAGCGAGCTCATCGTGCAGGACCAGCACGGGCGCATCCGGCAGAAGGACAGCTTCGGCAACGACCCACGCGCGCCAAAGGACAAGCGTTAA
- a CDS encoding lytic transglycosylase domain-containing protein, with amino-acid sequence MTGLSALIVACGIVRHVGLIEAIVRVESGGNPFALAVNGAVELVHAPRDRDEAAAMARWLAAHGYNFDAGLAQVNSANLARFGLDTSSVFERCANLRAASRVLEECHERALQHWDDEERAMAAALSCYNTGHLTRGLRNGYVTAVRAAVDSLAPGPNRDGSRGDEACHVWGRSARRNPARGSGRARAAIGDTQRDEVFAMSLADAFATRSHEERVR; translated from the coding sequence GTGACCGGCCTCAGCGCGCTCATCGTCGCATGCGGAATCGTACGCCACGTCGGCCTGATCGAGGCCATCGTCCGGGTGGAGTCCGGCGGCAATCCGTTCGCGCTCGCGGTAAACGGCGCAGTGGAACTGGTGCACGCGCCTCGCGATCGGGACGAAGCTGCGGCGATGGCCCGATGGCTCGCGGCGCACGGCTACAACTTCGACGCCGGGCTCGCGCAGGTGAACAGCGCCAACCTGGCGCGGTTCGGACTCGACACCTCCAGCGTGTTCGAGCGCTGTGCGAACCTCCGTGCAGCGAGCCGCGTGCTCGAGGAATGTCACGAGCGCGCGCTCCAGCACTGGGACGACGAGGAGCGCGCGATGGCGGCAGCGCTCTCCTGCTACAACACGGGCCACCTCACGCGCGGATTGAGGAACGGCTACGTGACCGCGGTGCGAGCGGCCGTGGACTCGCTGGCGCCGGGGCCAAATCGCGACGGATCGCGCGGCGACGAAGCCTGCCACGTGTGGGGTCGCTCCGCGCGCCGCAACCCGGCGCGCGGGAGCGGCCGGGCGCGGGCAGCGATCGGCGACACCCAGCGGGACGAAGTGTTCGCGATGTCGCTGGCGGATGCCTTCGCCACGCGCTCGCACGAGGAGCGGGTGCGATGA
- a CDS encoding TIR domain-containing protein: MARRVYFAFHYERDIFRVNVVRNSNVVLGTTDAGFFDKSEYEEVKRKNPQEIARRLLDKMKGTSVTVVLIGRETWQRSWVAWEIEQSIANKNGLLGVYIHHVSSLGQADPSTPTPPVPAVPRGVLFPIIYWNSRDLSQFAREVEAAGQRSDSLRAAERAAFQLMLAAKLGKKKEWWET; the protein is encoded by the coding sequence ATGGCACGTCGCGTCTATTTCGCCTTCCACTACGAGCGCGACATCTTCCGCGTGAACGTGGTGCGCAACTCCAACGTCGTGCTCGGCACGACCGATGCCGGATTCTTCGACAAATCCGAGTACGAGGAAGTGAAGCGCAAGAACCCGCAGGAGATCGCCCGGCGCCTGCTCGACAAGATGAAGGGCACGAGCGTCACGGTCGTGCTCATCGGGCGGGAGACGTGGCAGCGCTCCTGGGTCGCGTGGGAGATCGAGCAGTCCATCGCGAACAAGAACGGTCTACTCGGCGTCTACATCCATCACGTGAGCAGTCTCGGGCAGGCCGACCCTAGCACGCCGACGCCCCCCGTCCCCGCGGTCCCGCGCGGCGTACTGTTCCCGATCATCTACTGGAACTCCCGCGACCTCAGCCAGTTCGCTCGGGAGGTCGAGGCCGCCGGGCAGCGCTCCGACAGCCTCCGCGCAGCGGAGCGGGCTGCGTTCCAGCTGATGCTCGCCGCGAAGCTCGGCAAGAAGAAGGAGTGGTGGGAGACGTAG